The following coding sequences are from one Leptospiraceae bacterium window:
- a CDS encoding sigma-70 family RNA polymerase sigma factor — protein sequence MKLSQEEIFDLVQSCAAGDPESLKKFFEEFSEDIYNFPIRVFHLEEDDASEFFIYAYERLKSGKRFHTFVGKSGFKTWLYTVLRNMLIDWQRNKRELKIVSSVKVNSDGVEYYSIENEPDLKANLQKEADLMSSRFQGALSEIKIENRIIFKLAYIYYLNLNEEEIDYLIEKTGFTKDELQIEIIKIRDALSEKEIHSIRSEDKIASIYMNILELKQQQEKEKPLVFNDNLPNYDKVQISINKKYEQRRKLIEKKNKGNFITRTPYRVIAQFLKIPEGGVSISLQRVLEKIQKKFVKYEI from the coding sequence ATGAAATTATCACAGGAAGAAATATTTGATTTAGTGCAGTCTTGCGCCGCTGGCGACCCTGAATCGCTAAAGAAATTCTTTGAAGAATTTTCAGAGGATATCTATAATTTTCCAATACGGGTTTTTCACCTAGAAGAGGATGATGCAAGCGAATTTTTCATCTATGCTTATGAAAGGCTAAAATCCGGGAAGCGATTTCACACCTTTGTTGGTAAGTCTGGATTTAAGACATGGCTCTATACAGTTCTTAGAAACATGCTCATTGATTGGCAACGCAATAAGCGAGAGCTAAAAATTGTTTCTAGCGTTAAAGTAAACTCAGATGGAGTAGAATACTATTCTATCGAAAATGAACCAGATTTAAAAGCCAATCTACAAAAAGAAGCGGATTTGATGTCCTCTCGATTTCAAGGGGCATTGTCCGAGATAAAAATAGAAAATCGAATCATATTCAAATTAGCTTATATTTACTACTTGAACTTAAATGAAGAAGAAATTGACTACCTGATCGAAAAAACCGGTTTTACAAAAGACGAATTACAAATAGAGATTATTAAGATACGCGATGCTCTGAGTGAAAAAGAAATTCATAGTATCCGGAGTGAAGATAAAATTGCTTCTATTTACATGAATATCTTAGAATTAAAGCAACAACAAGAGAAAGAAAAACCTCTTGTGTTTAATGATAATTTGCCCAACTACGACAAAGTGCAAATTTCTATAAATAAAAAGTATGAGCAAAGGCGAAAGCTAATCGAAAAGAAAAACAAAGGCAATTTTATTACTCGCACTCCCTACCGTGTTATCGCCCAGTTTCTCAAAATACCGGAGGGTGGCGTAAGTATCTCTTTGCAAAGAGTTTTGGAAAAAATCCAAAAAAAATTTGTAAAGTATGAAATATAA
- a CDS encoding M23 family metallopeptidase — protein sequence MKKILLLLTIIPVYLVFSQENSKPKYSNGFIWPAGGDNIEVKLTSLFGESRGDHFHNGVDVSSDNEKVASIEKGAVIYSHYTSDNPFENEHGSGNSVWILHDNDILSAYYHLKDGRSPEISEKRTVQKGDTIGKTGNTGHSSGSHLHFVVAKDQGRKIIDPLKILPTVKDTKSPTISSLILTIGKSITYVNDGDSFNSSSNFPITVDIADTGERKGQRRGVKSIRFVVNNKVYKESNFNELSLQNSKWQNEDGMSFNDLFFESHYYIGDLKFISGDNTISITATDFSNNKTEKTFTFYVNKIQKK from the coding sequence ATGAAAAAAATCCTTTTACTGCTCACAATCATCCCTGTTTACCTAGTATTCAGTCAAGAAAATTCAAAACCTAAGTATTCAAATGGATTCATCTGGCCTGCAGGTGGTGATAATATTGAAGTAAAACTGACTTCGCTTTTTGGGGAATCAAGAGGAGATCATTTCCACAATGGTGTGGATGTTTCCTCTGATAACGAAAAGGTTGCCTCCATTGAAAAAGGAGCTGTAATTTACAGTCATTACACTTCAGACAACCCTTTTGAAAATGAACATGGCAGTGGAAACAGCGTTTGGATTTTACACGACAATGATATTCTCTCCGCCTACTACCATTTAAAAGATGGAAGATCGCCTGAAATTTCAGAGAAAAGAACCGTGCAAAAAGGAGACACTATTGGCAAGACAGGCAACACCGGTCATTCGAGTGGTTCTCATTTACACTTCGTAGTAGCCAAAGACCAGGGAAGAAAAATCATCGACCCACTCAAAATCCTTCCCACCGTAAAAGATACAAAGTCCCCTACTATTAGCAGCCTAATTCTAACCATTGGAAAAAGCATCACCTATGTAAACGATGGAGACTCTTTTAATTCTTCGAGTAACTTTCCAATCACTGTAGACATAGCGGATACGGGCGAACGCAAAGGTCAAAGGCGAGGAGTGAAGTCCATTCGCTTTGTAGTAAATAACAAAGTCTACAAAGAAAGTAATTTCAACGAACTAAGTTTACAAAATAGCAAATGGCAAAACGAAGACGGTATGTCGTTTAACGATCTCTTCTTTGAAAGTCATTATTATATTGGAGACTTAAAATTTATTTCTGGGGATAATACCATTTCTATCACAGCGACTGATTTTAGTAATAACAAAACGGAGAAAACTTTTACATTCTATGTAAATAAAATTCAGAAGAAGTAA
- a CDS encoding polysaccharide deacetylase family protein — MFNKIISLFILSLFFTASIHSESQPNELGKFLIITYHVIGDKDSAYTRTIQGFKDDLALLKKGNFYPLKISDLEKRNLNIPKGKRPVFITLDDSSQSQFDLDEKGNISPDCAVGIMEDFKKKNPDFPLTATFFILPGAKHPNNLFGQEKLTSKKLDFLVKNNYEIQNHTLWHANLKKYKDKIEEQIVESQKLLNKYLPDYKMTSLAMPFGIYPPKDYESKLTAGKHKGIEYKHILVFDYSNRASYSPYDKEFDPVHVRRVQAFKDNIEKMIQKYSESNEAYVSDGDANTLTFPKKMEEKLNPKYKDKLKVVSY, encoded by the coding sequence ATGTTTAATAAAATTATTTCACTGTTTATTTTGAGCCTGTTCTTTACTGCTTCTATTCATTCGGAATCACAACCAAATGAATTAGGAAAATTTTTAATCATTACCTATCATGTGATTGGAGACAAGGACTCCGCCTACACAAGAACCATACAAGGGTTTAAGGATGATTTGGCGCTACTTAAGAAAGGAAATTTTTATCCTTTAAAAATTTCTGATTTAGAAAAAAGAAATCTAAATATTCCAAAGGGCAAACGACCAGTATTCATTACACTCGATGATTCTTCTCAAAGTCAATTTGACTTAGACGAGAAAGGAAATATTTCTCCTGACTGTGCAGTTGGAATCATGGAAGATTTCAAAAAGAAAAATCCCGATTTTCCGTTAACCGCTACTTTTTTTATATTACCCGGTGCAAAGCATCCGAATAATCTATTCGGACAAGAAAAACTCACTTCCAAAAAACTAGACTTCTTAGTAAAGAACAACTACGAAATCCAAAACCATACACTCTGGCATGCAAACTTAAAAAAATACAAAGACAAAATCGAAGAGCAGATTGTAGAAAGCCAAAAGCTTTTAAATAAATATTTACCTGATTATAAAATGACTTCTCTTGCAATGCCATTTGGAATTTATCCACCTAAAGACTACGAGTCGAAGCTAACAGCGGGTAAACACAAAGGGATTGAATACAAACATATTTTAGTTTTTGATTATTCCAATCGCGCAAGCTATTCTCCCTATGACAAAGAATTTGATCCAGTTCATGTGAGACGAGTGCAAGCCTTCAAAGACAATATCGAAAAAATGATTCAAAAATATTCTGAGTCTAATGAAGCATATGTGAGCGACGGAGATGCAAACACTTTGACTTTTCCTAAAAAGATGGAAGAGAAATTAAATCCTAAATACAAAGATAAGTTAAAAGTTGTAAGTTATTAA
- a CDS encoding efflux RND transporter permease subunit gives MNIAKLSIERPIFISSIVILIIFTGWFALNRLGVDLFPDVNIPVVSVATVYRGAGPEEVETLISRPIEEEIGSISGLKRISSRNQEGISIVIAEFFLSADIKDSEQQIRNKIARIRRDLPSDIEEPVIQRFDPADQPIVRLSLFGEISPVELYDIAKEELKPQFEQVNNVGSVRIIGGTKRQIQIEVDRKKLNEYSLSNVFMGNQLKSFGLNVPVGKYESGNSEVSFRTIGRFEKLSEIEEAQVFFGGELGSSVPVTKIARVVDTIEDLKTMCFLYAPVKEESEPHSLVKGFINSLRKGDPPQTERLTKPSLFIDVYKQSGANTVAVVDSILQRVEKLNNTNLKDRKGNPHLIVVRDSSVWIRANVEDVSVSIILGIILTVLVVYFFLGNVRSTIITGLALPNSLLGAFIIMYAMGFTINVMTLLALSLTVGLLVDDAIVVRENIFRKLEEGHPPAIAAELGTTEVTLAVVATSFTVIAVFLPIGFLSGIVGQFFKQFGLTVVFAMLVSLFDALTIAPMLSAYFAGKAHGKPNFLVRAFDRFQTWLEKVYGVVIDFSVKKPIVILLSATAIFIFSIYSLKFVKKTFLPANDQGEFIVSIDMPPGTSLQGTYEVVQKIEEKIKAIPEINKLATVVGSPDGFPTIGNIGIALVPSHKRRRNTAAVKSEVREIMKQFEFARPSVNDYSAVGGGVNYPFNLNIMGDDLEAIEKYSRELIEKLKVIPDLTDIERDFQAGKPEFQVEFDFKRMQSVGVAPITAGAELRYHVEGGVVGKLHDKGLEYDILMRLKPDQRNLRTAYLDTKVPNVNFKMIPLSFVSSGKEKLGPAKISRQDRSRVIPIRANLTTTGAIGNATDIAKKILSESFPPPPGIRYAFWGQSEDFRELMQNILIAFGFALLFIYLVLASLYESFITPISVLIAIPPAFSGAFLALALFGEMLNLFSMIGIILLMGLVTKNSILIVDYAIRGIHAGMDRTEAIKKAGVLRLRPILMTSLAMIAGTLPIALGLGEAAKSRTSMGIAIIGGLILSTLLTLIVVPAMFGYIDRLREWIESKFRHS, from the coding sequence ATGAACATAGCGAAGTTATCAATTGAGCGTCCCATTTTCATTTCAAGTATTGTCATTTTAATAATATTTACCGGTTGGTTTGCGTTAAATCGACTCGGAGTAGATTTATTTCCAGATGTAAATATTCCAGTCGTTTCTGTTGCGACAGTTTATCGAGGTGCAGGACCCGAAGAAGTAGAAACACTCATCTCAAGACCGATTGAAGAAGAGATTGGATCTATTTCAGGACTCAAGCGGATATCATCGCGTAACCAGGAAGGCATATCAATAGTAATCGCTGAATTTTTTCTATCAGCAGATATAAAAGATTCAGAGCAACAAATCCGGAACAAAATAGCGCGTATCCGCCGTGACCTTCCTTCTGACATAGAAGAGCCAGTGATTCAAAGATTTGATCCAGCCGATCAACCAATTGTGCGGCTTTCTTTGTTTGGTGAAATTTCTCCCGTAGAGTTATACGATATAGCAAAAGAAGAATTAAAACCGCAATTTGAACAAGTAAACAACGTAGGCTCTGTCCGAATCATAGGGGGAACCAAAAGACAAATTCAAATTGAAGTAGACCGAAAGAAATTAAACGAATACTCACTTTCGAATGTATTCATGGGAAACCAATTAAAAAGCTTCGGTCTAAATGTTCCGGTTGGGAAATACGAGAGCGGTAACTCAGAAGTATCCTTTAGAACTATCGGTAGATTTGAAAAGCTTTCCGAAATCGAAGAAGCTCAAGTTTTTTTCGGAGGAGAATTAGGAAGCTCAGTTCCTGTTACAAAAATCGCTCGGGTAGTAGATACAATTGAAGACTTAAAAACAATGTGCTTTTTATATGCACCCGTTAAAGAAGAATCAGAGCCTCATAGTCTAGTAAAGGGGTTTATCAATAGTTTGCGCAAAGGAGATCCGCCGCAAACAGAGCGGCTCACAAAGCCATCTCTATTCATTGACGTATACAAACAATCCGGTGCGAATACAGTTGCCGTAGTAGATTCTATTTTACAAAGAGTAGAAAAATTAAATAATACAAATCTCAAAGACAGAAAGGGAAATCCTCATCTCATCGTGGTTCGAGATAGCTCTGTTTGGATTCGCGCTAACGTAGAAGATGTATCAGTATCCATTATCCTCGGAATAATTCTTACCGTTCTAGTTGTGTATTTCTTTTTGGGAAATGTTCGCTCTACTATCATCACAGGTCTTGCCCTTCCGAATAGTTTACTCGGAGCATTTATTATCATGTATGCGATGGGTTTTACCATAAACGTCATGACCCTACTCGCCCTCTCTCTCACGGTAGGACTTTTAGTGGACGATGCAATTGTAGTTCGAGAAAATATTTTTCGTAAACTAGAAGAAGGTCATCCTCCTGCTATAGCAGCTGAGCTGGGGACAACAGAGGTTACCCTCGCTGTCGTTGCTACAAGTTTTACAGTCATTGCTGTATTTTTACCAATTGGTTTTTTAAGTGGAATCGTAGGACAGTTTTTTAAACAGTTCGGATTAACGGTAGTATTCGCAATGCTAGTGAGTTTATTTGACGCACTCACAATTGCACCTATGCTCAGCGCCTACTTCGCAGGCAAAGCTCACGGCAAGCCTAACTTTTTAGTTCGTGCCTTTGACAGATTCCAAACCTGGCTCGAGAAAGTTTACGGAGTAGTAATCGATTTTTCAGTGAAGAAGCCAATCGTTATTTTGCTCTCAGCTACTGCCATTTTTATTTTTAGTATTTACTCTTTGAAGTTTGTTAAGAAAACTTTTCTACCCGCAAACGATCAAGGCGAATTCATAGTATCCATTGATATGCCACCGGGAACTTCTTTACAGGGAACCTATGAAGTAGTTCAAAAGATTGAAGAAAAAATAAAAGCAATACCTGAAATAAATAAACTCGCTACAGTCGTTGGAAGCCCCGATGGATTTCCTACAATCGGAAATATTGGAATCGCGCTCGTGCCTTCTCACAAGCGAAGAAGAAACACAGCAGCAGTAAAATCAGAAGTCAGAGAAATCATGAAACAATTTGAATTCGCACGACCATCCGTGAACGATTACAGTGCGGTAGGCGGCGGAGTCAACTACCCGTTTAACCTTAACATCATGGGAGACGATTTAGAGGCTATTGAGAAGTATTCGAGAGAGCTAATTGAAAAATTAAAAGTCATTCCCGATCTCACAGACATAGAAAGAGATTTTCAAGCAGGCAAACCAGAATTTCAAGTGGAGTTTGATTTCAAACGAATGCAAAGTGTGGGAGTCGCACCAATTACCGCAGGAGCAGAATTACGCTACCATGTGGAAGGCGGCGTCGTTGGAAAACTTCACGACAAAGGTTTAGAATACGATATACTCATGCGTTTAAAACCAGACCAGAGAAATCTACGCACAGCATATCTCGATACAAAAGTTCCCAACGTTAACTTCAAAATGATACCACTTAGTTTTGTAAGTAGCGGCAAAGAGAAATTAGGTCCTGCTAAAATCAGTAGACAAGACCGTTCTCGCGTAATACCAATTCGTGCAAACCTAACTACAACAGGTGCGATTGGAAATGCAACAGATATAGCCAAGAAGATTCTATCAGAGTCTTTCCCACCTCCTCCCGGAATACGATATGCATTCTGGGGTCAGTCAGAAGACTTTAGGGAGCTAATGCAGAATATCCTCATCGCGTTTGGATTCGCCCTACTCTTCATCTACCTGGTATTAGCCTCACTCTATGAGTCCTTCATTACACCTATATCAGTTCTAATTGCAATTCCGCCAGCCTTCTCCGGCGCATTCTTAGCATTAGCCTTATTCGGGGAAATGCTAAATCTATTTTCTATGATTGGAATTATTTTACTCATGGGTCTTGTTACTAAAAACTCAATTCTAATTGTAGACTATGCGATTCGAGGAATTCACGCAGGTATGGACAGAACAGAAGCAATTAAAAAAGCAGGAGTTCTAAGGCTTCGTCCCATTCTAATGACTTCTCTTGCGATGATTGCAGGAACTCTTCCGATTGCACTCGGACTCGGAGAAGCGGCTAAGTCCCGTACGTCGATGGGAATCGCTATCATCGGCGGACTCATATTATCCACACTTCTCACACTGATTGTAGTGCCCGCCATGTTCGGATACATCGACAGACTCAGAGAATGGATCGAAAGTAAATTTAGACATTCTTAA
- a CDS encoding CHAT domain-containing protein, producing MIDLLIDRVGNVNIFNFLNSGQFHSESHIQSSIDSDLISEYVKEIENLSKLSNNFLSNHESNFRVKPDVLKELKILGETFYDQFFPGSISDNLRTTTEKYLHFNIDSSLAEIPWELLYDGDCFLSDRFLIGRTIKGSKTFLQETTNQKLKMLIIADPTEDLEWAQKEGETLFQVLKEKVPSSVLDIEFIAGSQITKLKLLSMIRGKNIIHYAGHLFFSSDPMENGWLLSGDKILKAREIKNSAFSTNLVFSNSCNSSRSPGLKNPKNIMNDFASSFLMSGIMSFIGTKWEVADNATTLDFTIRFYLSLFSDKSLGESLFIAREYARKNYDPLDVIWANYSLYGHPDRIILNKSNNHRNKIIDPLMIRKSYPTPIAVSYANFIAHERSDTSENKMKAFIESFEEFSKLIGVIVLSDHKYKALNQNFERVNEFNLGIWWDLIFKSILDFKKLQITMVIESFLVVLFSNKDLIYKIINWIEKFRTGVLDVESLEGYLITSQYYYENLLVELNEFEKCFIFFISNDSDRHHLFYGYNKKEMEIDSSQFAFFVNRIDEFRGKVVLLNKNKKAILPLLGINAINNGNSQNSEVSLEFMNLNTNQLLSILK from the coding sequence ATGATTGATTTACTTATTGATAGAGTCGGAAATGTAAATATATTTAACTTCCTAAATTCCGGGCAGTTTCATTCGGAATCTCACATTCAATCCTCAATTGACAGTGATTTAATTTCAGAATATGTAAAAGAAATTGAAAACCTGTCAAAGCTTTCTAATAATTTTTTATCAAACCATGAATCTAATTTTCGCGTAAAGCCCGATGTCTTAAAAGAATTAAAGATACTCGGCGAGACTTTTTATGATCAGTTTTTCCCAGGTTCTATTTCGGATAATCTACGAACCACAACAGAAAAATACTTACACTTTAACATAGACAGTAGTCTTGCAGAAATCCCCTGGGAGTTATTGTATGATGGAGATTGTTTTCTATCAGATCGGTTTTTAATTGGAAGAACAATCAAAGGCTCAAAGACTTTCTTACAAGAGACCACTAATCAAAAGTTAAAGATGCTAATCATTGCAGATCCAACGGAAGACTTAGAGTGGGCACAAAAAGAAGGCGAGACACTTTTTCAAGTTCTAAAGGAAAAAGTTCCTTCCTCTGTTTTAGACATTGAATTCATTGCTGGCTCTCAGATTACAAAACTGAAGTTACTATCAATGATCCGCGGAAAGAATATTATCCATTATGCCGGGCATTTATTTTTTTCAAGTGATCCAATGGAGAATGGTTGGTTGTTATCCGGGGATAAAATTCTTAAAGCAAGAGAAATCAAAAATAGTGCATTCTCTACCAATTTAGTTTTTAGCAATTCTTGTAACTCCTCTCGAAGTCCCGGCTTAAAAAATCCAAAGAACATCATGAATGATTTTGCTAGTTCTTTTTTGATGTCGGGCATCATGAGTTTTATTGGAACCAAATGGGAAGTAGCGGATAACGCGACTACGCTTGACTTTACTATTCGATTTTATTTATCTCTTTTTAGTGATAAGAGTCTAGGCGAATCACTTTTTATTGCGAGAGAATATGCTAGAAAGAATTATGATCCACTCGATGTGATTTGGGCAAATTATTCTTTGTATGGTCATCCCGATCGAATCATATTAAATAAGAGCAATAATCACCGAAATAAAATCATTGATCCCTTAATGATTCGAAAATCCTATCCAACACCAATCGCTGTTTCCTATGCAAATTTCATTGCTCATGAAAGATCAGATACCAGTGAAAACAAAATGAAAGCCTTTATTGAAAGCTTTGAAGAGTTTTCGAAGTTAATAGGAGTTATTGTATTAAGCGATCATAAATACAAAGCACTCAATCAGAACTTTGAGCGGGTAAATGAGTTTAACCTCGGAATATGGTGGGATTTGATTTTCAAATCCATTTTGGATTTTAAGAAATTACAAATCACAATGGTGATTGAATCTTTTTTAGTTGTCTTGTTTTCCAATAAAGATTTAATTTATAAGATAATCAATTGGATTGAAAAATTTAGAACAGGCGTTCTGGATGTAGAGAGTCTAGAAGGTTATTTAATTACTTCCCAATATTATTACGAAAACCTATTAGTTGAGTTAAATGAATTTGAAAAATGCTTTATCTTTTTTATTTCCAATGATTCAGATCGACATCATTTATTTTATGGATACAACAAAAAGGAGATGGAAATTGATTCGAGTCAATTTGCTTTCTTTGTAAACCGTATCGATGAATTTAGAGGAAAGGTAGTCTTACTGAATAAAAATAAGAAAGCTATCCTTCCTTTGTTAGGGATCAATGCAATTAATAATGGTAATTCGCAAAATTCAGAAGTATCTCTCGAATTTATGAATCTTAATACCAATCAATTGCTTTCCATATTAAAATGA
- a CDS encoding PIN domain-containing protein translates to MDKNKIICDTNIFIQVLSGDNKIISAVEFIKHENILMTSITALELCKGAFNKKEMKSISSFINLHSILSRVDPKHWTVFSQK, encoded by the coding sequence ATGGATAAAAATAAGATTATCTGTGATACAAATATCTTTATACAAGTTCTTTCAGGAGATAATAAAATAATTTCAGCAGTAGAGTTTATCAAACATGAAAATATCTTAATGACTTCTATTACGGCTCTTGAACTTTGCAAAGGTGCATTTAATAAAAAAGAAATGAAATCAATTTCCTCTTTCATTAACTTACATTCTATTCTATCGAGGGTAGACCCCAAACACTGGACAGTTTTTTCTCAAAAATAA
- a CDS encoding HAMP domain-containing protein, with product MKKRYYLSMLGLFPIIIIFDSIYFVYHQSLTIFLGLGFVHFILYVLMNYLGAYFIYKPIEQLFLDGIETMQATKRINRITLYSTVWIFLIGNVYILISLMPLYFFPTIFKSPDDFVIEKIPPEFFFYSILPAIYFIYALFPAFLAYFIINDFKLDLKEKVFTEYNIRYADGKKKIGITLFFVFLFLVVLPSLLVILELKMAFELEHKYAQFTKLSPLQTVLIDRFVLFIGTVIAVILITRSFTKPINSLLKVIARVREGDFGTQAAITTEDEIGVLTKEFNEMVKGLKERELIRDTFGKYVTKDIATVILEKKINVEGEVRSCTILVTDIANYTTISEELSPKEIVQMLNEYFSVLVNIIQSHKGIVNKFIGDSIFAMFNVPLDDPDHAVNAILAALEIEKITSNRKFGKNRQLSTRIGINTGIIVAGNIGSAERMEYTVIGDEVNIASRLEQLNKEHGTNVLLGENTYELAKDHFRFARLGDFQLKGKEKSIKVYKVEEGRV from the coding sequence ATGAAAAAAAGATACTATCTTTCCATGCTCGGACTATTTCCAATTATTATAATCTTTGATAGCATTTACTTTGTATATCATCAATCGCTAACTATATTTTTAGGACTTGGTTTTGTTCATTTTATTTTATATGTCCTGATGAACTACCTCGGAGCCTATTTTATTTATAAGCCTATCGAACAATTATTCCTTGATGGAATCGAAACGATGCAAGCCACAAAGCGGATAAACAGAATTACGCTCTATTCAACAGTTTGGATATTTTTGATTGGTAATGTCTATATTCTTATTTCCCTCATGCCACTTTATTTCTTTCCCACTATCTTTAAAAGCCCTGATGATTTTGTAATCGAAAAGATTCCACCGGAGTTTTTCTTTTATTCGATTTTGCCTGCGATTTATTTTATTTATGCGCTCTTTCCAGCATTCTTAGCCTATTTTATCATTAATGATTTTAAATTAGACTTAAAAGAAAAAGTATTTACAGAGTATAATATTCGTTATGCGGACGGAAAGAAAAAAATTGGAATTACTTTATTCTTCGTATTTCTTTTTCTAGTGGTTCTGCCTTCTTTACTTGTAATTTTAGAATTGAAAATGGCTTTTGAATTAGAGCATAAATATGCTCAATTTACAAAGCTAAGTCCTCTACAAACTGTCTTAATAGACAGATTTGTTCTTTTTATTGGAACTGTTATAGCAGTAATTCTGATTACCCGCTCTTTTACAAAGCCAATCAATTCTTTGCTTAAAGTAATTGCTCGAGTGCGAGAAGGGGACTTTGGAACTCAGGCAGCTATTACTACAGAGGATGAAATTGGAGTTCTTACAAAAGAATTCAATGAAATGGTAAAAGGATTAAAGGAAAGAGAATTGATTCGAGATACGTTCGGAAAGTATGTCACTAAGGATATAGCCACTGTTATCCTCGAAAAAAAAATCAATGTAGAAGGGGAAGTTCGCTCCTGCACAATCTTAGTAACGGATATCGCAAATTATACCACCATTTCAGAAGAACTCAGTCCTAAAGAAATCGTTCAAATGTTAAATGAATATTTTTCTGTTCTTGTAAATATCATTCAAAGTCATAAGGGGATTGTGAATAAATTTATCGGAGATTCTATCTTTGCTATGTTCAATGTCCCTCTCGATGATCCAGATCATGCGGTTAATGCAATACTAGCCGCACTAGAGATTGAAAAGATAACTTCTAATCGCAAGTTTGGAAAGAATAGACAATTATCTACACGAATCGGAATTAATACCGGCATAATCGTTGCAGGAAACATAGGCTCAGCAGAACGAATGGAATACACTGTCATCGGAGACGAAGTAAATATAGCTTCTCGCTTAGAGCAATTAAATAAAGAGCATGGAACAAATGTGCTACTCGGAGAGAATACCTATGAGTTGGCGAAAGACCATTTTCGTTTTGCAAGGCTTGGTGATTTCCAATTAAAAGGCAAAGAAAAGAGTATAAAGGTGTATAAAGTGGAAGAAGGAAGAGTTTGA
- a CDS encoding saccharopine dehydrogenase NADP-binding domain-containing protein, translated as MKTETKYDIVIFGATGFTGDLTAKYLANRMKEEPFRLGIAGRDEIKLAALKKALVAINPGCSEVGLIRADVNDYSSLLNMTRDTKLVITTVGPYLKYGDKVVKACVEGNADYLDLTGEGGFVNHVTNFYDKKAKENKVKILNCCGFDSIPADLGTYYTVKQLPSNEPIEVECFVSFSSNNPSPLGQFNSVSGGTWHSAIGFMSLSELDRQKSSYIQIAHSATNGRLVQPIPTQFRLREESKTYGAPLPFVDIEVVLRSAADLDIYGPNFTYGHYAGINSTATLIGGVLGMGIIFSLAQFAPTRNLLLSIKQPGDGPDKEQRESNSFTLSFVGKSRTKTVRTEVTGGDPGYGDTSKMLGESALCLIHDFVELPEKYGVITPAIAMGDKLIPRLQKAGIRFRTL; from the coding sequence ATGAAGACAGAAACAAAATACGATATAGTTATTTTTGGAGCGACAGGTTTTACGGGAGATTTAACCGCAAAGTATTTAGCAAATAGAATGAAAGAAGAACCATTTCGCTTAGGCATTGCCGGAAGAGATGAAATAAAATTAGCCGCACTAAAAAAAGCGTTAGTCGCTATTAATCCAGGTTGCAGCGAAGTTGGATTGATTCGAGCAGATGTAAATGACTATTCCAGTCTCTTAAATATGACTCGTGATACTAAGCTAGTCATCACGACTGTCGGTCCTTATCTTAAATATGGAGACAAAGTCGTAAAAGCTTGTGTAGAAGGCAATGCGGATTATCTTGACTTAACCGGAGAGGGAGGATTTGTAAATCACGTTACCAATTTTTACGATAAAAAAGCAAAAGAGAACAAAGTAAAGATTTTAAACTGTTGTGGTTTCGATTCAATACCCGCAGATCTAGGAACTTACTACACAGTAAAACAACTTCCTTCAAATGAGCCAATCGAAGTAGAATGCTTTGTGAGCTTTTCTTCAAATAACCCTTCTCCCCTTGGACAATTTAATTCGGTATCCGGAGGAACATGGCACTCGGCGATTGGGTTCATGAGTCTCTCAGAGTTAGATAGACAAAAGTCTTCTTACATTCAAATTGCTCATTCTGCGACTAATGGTCGTTTGGTTCAACCAATACCGACCCAGTTTAGACTGAGAGAAGAATCAAAGACTTACGGAGCACCACTTCCTTTTGTAGATATTGAAGTAGTCCTACGCTCTGCTGCTGACTTAGATATTTATGGTCCCAATTTTACATACGGACACTATGCTGGAATTAATTCTACCGCAACTCTAATCGGCGGAGTCTTAGGTATGGGAATTATTTTTTCTCTCGCACAATTCGCGCCTACTCGTAATTTGCTCCTAAGTATCAAGCAACCGGGTGATGGACCTGACAAAGAACAAAGAGAAAGTAACTCCTTCACTCTATCCTTTGTAGGCAAATCTAGAACTAAAACTGTTCGCACAGAAGTAACAGGAGGAGATCCGGGCTATGGCGATACTTCCAAAATGCTAGGCGAGTCAGCACTCTGTTTAATTCACGACTTTGTAGAACTTCCAGAAAAATATGGAGTCATCACGCCTGCCATAGCAATGGGAGATAAATTAATACCAAGACTTCAAAAAGCAGGAATCCGATTTAGAACTCTTTAA